A genome region from Edaphobacter bradus includes the following:
- a CDS encoding sodium:solute symporter family protein has translation MHFAAIDWCIVVGYLIVSVFVGLLGKKYIGNVAHYLVAGRELGTYAGIATLAATEIGTITFMYNGELGYKYGFAAFAAALISGIVMIIVGRTGLVIARFRQLKLMTVPEYFERKYSRGLRLLAGVLVAVGGILNMGVFLKIEGEFLTIVSGIDVRYLVGVMTAILLLELLYTVVGGMVAVVITDFIQYVLLSVATILISVYAVYHAGWHNIVVKVSSTMGSAGFNPVQNPKFGFTFLIWQVLLWFSIHTCWQTTAMRMFSTKSPDTSKRVMTWTGFIYLGRGILPMLWGAAALTLFGVGALSNGVPLPVVNGQTLAPIDAMPAMLANILGPGIKGIVVAGMLAATMSVNSSYLLGWSAVISQDIILPIREKMGRPPLSSRSQIFVNRLANLFVGVFLMFWGLYYTPPGAVYLYLNITGTIYLAGTFICVVGGLYWKRASTTGGYLAMLMGAAGAIIPFFFLHWSENVTGFCAFGLAALGLIFGSLVSKGTRVAASQVQPAFMEAE, from the coding sequence ATGCACTTCGCCGCCATTGACTGGTGCATCGTCGTCGGCTATCTCATAGTGTCCGTTTTCGTCGGACTCTTGGGGAAAAAATACATCGGCAATGTCGCACACTACCTCGTCGCGGGACGGGAACTAGGCACATATGCGGGTATCGCCACCCTGGCGGCCACCGAGATTGGCACGATCACGTTCATGTACAACGGCGAGCTTGGTTACAAGTACGGTTTTGCTGCCTTTGCTGCCGCGCTGATCTCCGGGATCGTAATGATCATCGTGGGACGAACCGGCCTGGTCATCGCCCGTTTTCGCCAGTTGAAGCTGATGACCGTGCCTGAGTACTTTGAACGCAAGTACAGCCGCGGACTGCGGTTGCTGGCAGGTGTTCTGGTCGCTGTCGGCGGCATCCTGAACATGGGCGTCTTTCTCAAGATTGAAGGCGAATTTCTGACCATTGTCAGCGGCATCGACGTCAGGTATCTGGTTGGCGTGATGACTGCCATCCTCCTGTTGGAACTTTTGTACACGGTCGTCGGTGGCATGGTGGCAGTGGTCATTACCGATTTCATCCAATACGTGCTGCTGTCGGTGGCCACGATTCTGATATCGGTATATGCCGTTTATCACGCCGGTTGGCACAACATTGTCGTAAAAGTCTCATCGACAATGGGAAGCGCAGGTTTCAACCCCGTTCAAAACCCAAAATTCGGCTTCACCTTCCTGATATGGCAAGTTCTGCTCTGGTTCTCAATTCACACCTGTTGGCAGACCACCGCCATGCGAATGTTCTCCACAAAGAGCCCTGACACTTCCAAGCGCGTGATGACCTGGACCGGCTTTATTTATCTGGGCAGAGGGATCCTTCCCATGCTGTGGGGAGCCGCGGCCCTTACACTGTTCGGCGTTGGCGCCCTCAGCAATGGTGTTCCCCTCCCTGTAGTGAATGGGCAAACACTTGCGCCCATTGACGCCATGCCCGCTATGCTGGCGAACATTCTTGGTCCGGGCATTAAGGGGATTGTGGTTGCGGGCATGCTGGCCGCGACGATGTCAGTGAACAGCTCCTACCTGCTTGGTTGGAGTGCCGTGATTTCGCAGGACATCATCCTGCCCATTCGCGAAAAAATGGGCAGACCACCTCTCAGCTCGCGCAGCCAGATCTTCGTTAACCGTCTCGCTAATCTGTTCGTCGGAGTGTTTTTGATGTTCTGGGGCTTGTATTACACGCCACCAGGGGCGGTTTACCTTTACCTGAACATCACAGGGACTATCTATCTCGCGGGTACGTTCATCTGCGTGGTTGGCGGGCTGTACTGGAAACGCGCGAGCACGACAGGCGGGTATCTGGCCATGCTGATGGGAGCTGCCGGCGCCATCATTCCCTTCTTCTTTCTACATTGGAGCGAGAATGTCACAGGCTTTTGCGCATTTGGTCTGGCCGCACTGGGCCTCATCTTTGGTTCGCTGGTCAGTAAAGGCACTCGCGTGGCGGCAAGCCAGGTCCAACCCGCATTCATGGAGGCCGAATGA